A region from the Drosophila mauritiana strain mau12 chromosome 2L, ASM438214v1, whole genome shotgun sequence genome encodes:
- the LOC117150517 gene encoding uncharacterized protein LOC117150517, producing MNALKFIDNKEIIIEILHLAIDYLIGNITDEQTLRSSHKYGFQNADDFLLVIRIISKFYKDILVKCEKLTQFSGITPEMSRLAHLVLSARYPELRSNLEHWEFLEKKNVIESFVWDTRLILGDSSFGRNIHQLTTLVLQYRHIHIQKELYFEMNSVILSDFIYLLENLLTR from the exons ATGAACGCCTTAAAATTCATTgataataaagaaataataattgaG ATTCTTCACTTGGCTATAGATTACCTGATTGGAAATATTACTGACGAACAAACTCTTCGTTCGTCACACAAGTATGGATTTCAAAATGCAGACGATTTTCTGTTGGTCATACGAATCATTTCAAAGTTTTACAAGGATATTTTAGTTAAATGTGAAAAACTAACTCAATTTTCGGGTATTACCCCTGAAATGAGCAGGCTTGCACATCTTGTGCTATCAGCACGCTACCCTGAGTTAAGGAGCAATCTGGAGCATTGGGAGTTCTTGGAAAAAAAGAATGTCATAGAATCTTTTGTTTGGGACACACGGTTAATATTAGGAGATAGCAGCTTTGGAAGAAATATACATCAATTAACAACATTGGTTTTGCAATACCGTCACATACATATTCAAAAAGAGCTGTATTTTGAAATGAATAGCGTTATATTAAGCGacttcatttatttattagaaaATTTATTAACCAGGTAA